The Ananas comosus cultivar F153 linkage group 20, ASM154086v1, whole genome shotgun sequence region TAGATAGTTGAGAGAGGGTGGGTGGTGAgagttttgaatttataaaagcTAAAACTTTATCAAATTTACTTCAATTATCATCCATTTTGATCCaatcatctaatttttttaaaaaaattgagttttgaTATCTAATCTTTTAGATAGTTAAGAGTGGTGGGTTTTGAGTTTTGATTGAGTTTTGATCCAATTATCTTTTAGATACCTCAGAGAGATGATAAGAgggaaataataaatatatattataagaagATAAATTggttttctatcaaattttttgtttactttattttgaatttcatattaaaattgttttatatttattaaaatattaaattttattaaataaaatacagGCATATGAGTTTGAAAAcgagtataaatttttaattacattgtacatctttatatatatatatatatatatatatattatataaaaaatatataaataaaattttactcatATTGAATCCGAATTCGTACTACTTTTTACGCGAAACAAGTTATGTAATAcccattgattttttttttttgattctatTTAAAGCTATCATATCAGTACCAAACATTATTAATTATGTGATGTATTAATACCAAACCTTTCAAGGTGTCCATATATATTTAAGTAGATGGGGACAaattacttgttttttttttttttggataaattgtaCAGTTAGTTCCTATTTTAGCTTGAATCTCACTCTATTCCCaagattttaatttattacattATTGGACCCAAACTATGTAACGTTTCATTTCTTGGCCCTAAAAGGAAATTTGACGTGACATGCCAAATTCTTTACATATATActttcttatttataataatagaaaaaacttcaaataccatcatgtgatttcgtatttttttattttaatattctatagtttaaagtgtattaatttagtattccgtagttttatttttctttttttattattctcttcactaattttttttttattaaatcaatggcaaaattaaaactaaaaggtactaaagtgatgttcgataaatttagatggggtatctgaagttttttgcatataatttaacaaaatattaacgaaggagctgacgaaaagaaaaaaatgaaatcataggatactgaattgatacactttaaaccacagaatacttaaatgagaaagtacaaaaccacataggtggtatttgaaatttatcctaataataataatgaattatTACTGTAGTATTTTTGACATGAACAGagaaaatttgttaaatttgatcaaaGTGAGAAGTGAAAAGTGAATATTAATGGactaaaaaaaacatatatgttAGTAACGCCCCGAACTAATTAAGATTTACGAATActtctttttagaaaaattaatatcaAAACTAAAATAGAATTATAGCATgccacacaatttttttttttttttggctaaaagtGGCCAATAAGTCGTATAATAATAGGCATGCAATTTCGATAGTTTCGTATTGTGTCATTCGAAAATCTTGTGCAGATGCGATTGAAGCTGCCTcccaatataatttatttttttatttttattattttaacattttgCATATATCCCCAATAAATTTGCATTTTTGTAGATTaaccttattattattttagcaTTCCCTTGGACACTCTCAAGTGTCCTCCAAAGTGTCCCCCAATTTCAATAGCTAAGGCATTTGAATTGGAAGATACTATAATTGCTAGTTTAATAAATCGGGAGAATACAAGCTGAATTTTTTCGCTCAATATCTTAACAAGCAGAATACGAGTTGGGATCAGCTTGTTCGTATTCAAATTGATATggctctaattatatatatagatagagagagagagagagagagagagagagagagagttgagctagaatactatcgatagcaaacgggctccgttgccacccatttgttttcgatgatggagcctccaaattgacgatcgacaccgttgaacatgatctataccacttgaagtgtttagaaattaaatttcaaatcttttcgacattatttgcctaatgatcaaagagtttcaaaatttgtaattttaatggtggatatgaggcgttttctcatttaacggcgtaaagatattcaaatcaattgaatatttattagaaaattccttaaactatttaaaacaagatctatactcttgatcttgattacaaaacttctatcatcattttttaaagaatattcattttcagctgttcatttttgtgtccactcgatggataagagaacaatatcgaaaatatttgaaatttgctttctaaacacttcaagtgatatagatcatgttcaacggtgccgatcgttgatttggaagcttcatcatcgaaaataaataagtgGTAACGTAGcctgtttgctatcgataatattctagctcaactctctctctctctctctctctctctctctctctatatatatatatatatatataaatataaagtctTGTGTGCTATGAGAAGtatggaggtctccgtgctcttaagccatttttgatgatgaagtttccaaatcgacgatgtactctgttagacttgatatagTATATTTGTAgtatgtaaaaaataaattttgttatcttttaatatcatttgcctagtaatcgaaaaTGTTTAAAATCAATGgttggaaataaaaatctcacaaaaagtgataatatagcactaaaattttcgatcagagatattgatcttgcagtaaataatataaaaaattttctattaaaattttatctgatttgaatacttctacaccgttaaacttgcaaacgatatacatcaaccattaaaaattattgcttTTGAACTCTTTCagtcgttaggtaaatgatatcaataaatcacaaaatttattttctaaatatttcaaatatgctagatcaaatctaacggagccgatcgccgaTTCAAAAACTCCATCAACAAAAATGGCTTAGCAGCATgaaggcttccgtgctcctaatagcacacaagacccactcttatatatacatataaagtTTACAATTTAGATTTTAGGGCAAACCAAATGTAAAAGGAcctatattttgtgaattttaattattagattaatatTCTAATTTTCTAATGTTCTTCCAAATTTTCACCCAATAGCAGGCTGACAATTTAATTTGCTGTTcgcgagtcagctcgtgttcggctcgttaataactAAGCCGAATACAAGCTGGATTTTTTACCTCGATAGTTTAatgagtcagctcgtgttcggctcgtgaGCTTGCCCCAGTTTGCTCGTGTCTGGCTCTGTTGACAGTCCTACTGGAGCACGGTGGGGATACTTTTGGGTACAATTTGTTGATGtctagcattttttttaatatatttttttataataaaactttattttttgactcagtgtcagaaaattatggagagcccaatagaaaaaaaaaaaaaaaaaatttctcgaGCGTGCCAACATGTTGACCCTTTACACCTCataattcaagaaaaaaaattcgttGGCACGGGTCTACCACGTCATTTGTGAACTAATAgactttcttttttcatttttttgtttcacCGAAATTATATAGAGGTGAAGTGATTTTTTATCGTAAATGTTTACATATTGTTCCATTCATGGTAAATTAAATTTGGTCGTAACTCAATTAGAGATGCCAAAATGTTAGATTCAGGGTGGGTTTTCAAAAACTTAACCCAAACCTGACcatcaaattcgaattcgacatattataaaaattcatattcaaatttgaactcgataaaaaatctgaaaccctgactccaaacaattatttctatttataatatttcaaaatatattatattaaatttaattttttaaaatataaattcaaatataatatcaaatgtttatatatatattgtataatataaaatcaattcgggttcgggtcggattcggTTCCGGTCGGGTACAGACAAAATTCATACTTGAATTCCAAATCcattaagttttcagtttttaTACCCGTATACGAAATTATATCtatttagtatcgaataaatcTGATCcattcgggtttgaattcggataaaatttcagatatctatACCCGTGATATTCCTAAACTCAATTTCTCTTGAATGTTGTGCTTGATTTTGTAGTAAACCCAATTacgaaagaaaatgaaatagaaaaaaaataataaaaaacggGATTTTCAATAATCAAACATcagcaaaaaaataattctcaCGTGAATTTTAGTTCAACTGAAAGtcattttcaatttgaaaaataGTTATAGATAACACATGTGCTCTAATTGTGTGTTAAacttatctaaaatttattctgttttttaattcaattacccaaccttctaaaattttaatttcaatatctaatttttttagtttggaTAAGTCATTCGATGATTTTGCCGGTGCAAAGTGAGGCCGGCTActtcaataaaattatagttgtaCGAATTACATGAAGTATAGTAACCAAATGCTTAAAAACTaatcacattcaaattttggaatataataaattattgaatatctcaaatcaaatatttttatctgCTTCCATAAAAATGATACTGACATATTTTCTCTGCtttcacaaataataataagttagATCATGTTAAGACTAACTCCTGtccattttctttaaaatttttattttgtataacATGATATTTGCGTCAGTTCTAAGCCCCTTCATTTCGAAGGATCTTGGGTTCAATTTTTACTTTCGTTATTTTACAACATATATTGTTTGGACAGTTTGCTATTCATTTTATTTCTGATATGTATCATGCACTTATAAAGgtctattataatattatttatatgatctctttaaaaaatatagaagcatATCGCTACGTACTTTTCCCACAACTCTTTTAAAGCAGTATCAGAAGATCCTTCCGGTAACAGtattaggcttttttttttgcagcaCAAGCATAAGCATTGAATCGAAAATTCTTTTTCGAGCTTTTCAATGCGGGAGAAGCTTCGGACTTTTATATTTGCCGAATAATACGTTCGGAGGCGACTGAAGCagaaagcagaagcagaaacaGAATCGGGAGCAAACAAGCACCAAAAAcagctttttgtttttttattcccGGGTCTATTAGACCCGGTCCATGCGGTAGCTTCCCCAAGACCACCCAATGACTTATCTTGACCGTCAAACCAATCAGATTCCGCCACGTCACCCACGTGATTCCATCGTGGCAAAGGGCATTTTCGGAAAAACGCGCTCACAATCATTTAgctagataaaaaattaatataagcTTTATAATGTATTTTCTCAcggggtaaaatgtatggatagtccATGCAGTATCCTTATATTGCTATTTAGGTCCTATACCTTTTATGTTAATATTTTAGAATctcatttttattataataaaataatttcagTTATTTTAGTTtacgaaaaaataaattttttaaaaataatctaacttgtaaattttgataaattaataaattattttaattataattatatgatttggcaaggaaaaaatattaaaatttaagctaggTTGTTTTACTTAAATTGatgaatcttttttattttaattatctaagtttggaaaaaaaaatttaaaattaattatatatttagtcAGGTTTGGTTTGtctattaaaattaaactaattttaaattttaaattacataaaaattacagatataaaaatattatttacttttttatgcATAGTATTGGTATAAGTATTGAgtttttttaatgataaaaatgtacttgattttcataatttagggagcaaaatatttaaacttaaaacaGTATAGAACtaaattgttaaattataaaagGATAGGGACTATATGTAAATTTTACCACTCTTTTCTCTCACTCCTAAaagcgtgagagagagagagagagagagagagcgtgtgtgaaagaggagagaaaaaggaagCGATTTTAGGGTTGGAAAGGGAGAGGAGAAGCTCAAAAAAGCGGAGGAGATAAAAAAAGAGGGGAATTTTTGGTGCAAAAGAGCTTCGGAAGCGATTCCCCGAATCCAATGTTTTAGATCTCGATCAAAAGAGGTATCTTTTACTTGATTTCGTGGAGATTCATATCAAATGCGATCCCTTTTGATTCGTTGTGATCTTAtgctttcaaattttatgtttcTCGCAAAAATTTGGTGTAGAAATGTTGGTTTAATCCCATTTTTTGCCAGAgaagttcttctttttttcttttttttttttcttttttggttttagaGGGTAGTATATTTTGGATTGTGGATGGTAAGGATTTGTAgtgaaaaattaagtttttcaaGTTGGAaattttagggaaaaaaaaagtgtttgttGGATTACAATTGGGAGTTACTTGGATTGATGCTTGAGGAGAATGAGATCCTTTTTATGATGAGATGCAGTAGGATGCTATGGTAATTTTGGTTATATGAGATTATGTTAAATGGATAGAGCTCCCTGAAGAAGCACTAAGGGACTGTTTCGCCCTACTTCtgtttctgcttctgcttctgcttccaGCGGCAGCTGCCAAAAAAATTTCGAGTTTTGTGGTAGCAGAAGCAGGGATTTTATTTTGAGGCCGCAAAGCAGAAGCTCCCATCTGGAGCTTCTGATTCTGTTAGAGAAGCAATTGGGGCCGTCGGGGGGAATTTAATGTGAATGCTTCTCCTCGTATCTCTGTTCAGGCAACACTTTATCAAACAACACTACGCCCTACAGCAGGGCCAAATAGCAGCCCCAACGGCTTCTCACTATAGCAGAATCAGAACCTTCAAATTAGAGTTTCTGCTTTTAAGGTGCGAAACCTCGTTTCTCTTCCCCATCGCATCAAATGCTACAAGGCTTTTTTTGTCGCCAAACAATGATTGTTGATTGTTGATTGTTGCTTTTTGGGGTGAAGAAGTTGTCCTGGAGTAGAGGATCCATGTTCTCAtgtcatattatatttatttggaCTAATGTTAAATTCCAAATCCATGTTCGCAAGCCATTATGGATTCTACTGCTTTTCCATTCTAAAGTTTATATCTTGGTTGTGCTTTTTGCAGATCTCTTGCTATCCTGTTCTCTATGATGTTCTTTACGAGACACAAATTAATAATCAGCTGAGTGCGCGCTGCTTCATGTATTAGGCACCTATGTTGCCAAAAGGCTAAAGGATATGGAGAATCTTACTGCTGGTTCTTACCTTCAGGGTGAGTCGTCaaagaaatttcttttttcttctttttttgcttcATAACTTCCAAAGTTGATGACTTATCAAGACCCAAGTTGTATGATCTTACTTTTGTTGTTTGGAACCatccttatatattttatataatattcttgccttttttaaaaaactttttctttttgagtctCATCTATGCTATCCTTTTGGCttagtgtgatttttttttcttttttttcgttgcCTATTTATTAGCTTATAGAGATAATCTAAGACGAAGTCGTCCTTTAGAGGCATTTAAACATGTCTGAAACTAGCTTAAACTAGTAGGGTGAAATGGGGTGGATAATGTCCATTCGTTCCGCTTTTGAATTCGAGTAGTGGTTGATATAGTTCCAGATTTCCTTGCCATCACTGAATGTGGATCCATATTTGTATCCTTATACTTCTTCTGATATGAATATGGATTAAAGGTTTCTgtccgaatatatatatatatccaacatATATGGTAAAGATgacaaaatctaattttactaGTTCGACTTTATGTACACTTTTTCATACATTTTGGTGAGTCTTTAATTGGCTCGTTCTATGTATCGCTGTGATATAGAATATTTCCTGTTATATTTATGTACATTTGAAGCAAATGTACATATATAAGATAACTGATCTGCTCTCTGCGGACTCTGCCCTATAAATCAGACCATTGTCATGTGCTCGCTTGTTTTTGAGCAGTTCAATTTCAAGCGATATATGAATCGAGTATGAATTTCCTGGAACATGTTTACCTTTATCAAATATAATCGGACCATGTCTATGGCTTATGAATGAAACTCCCCTTTGGACCTCTTACGATTCCAAAACTGTTAGTTTTCCAGATTGGGTGAATTTAAGCACTCCCATCGActgtttttctgttttttttttaagtatcttTCTTTAAGTACTTCTACATACATTACTATAGCAAATTTTGTCGTTTCTAAAGTAAATTTGTCAATATTGCAGGTTCTCTATATCATCGACTAATTCTACTCACAATTTGCCTATGTGGTTTGCAAGATGTAGTATCTCAAAAAACTGAATTACAACCCAACGACAAATTTATGCTGTCCGATCCGCCGATCGGACTCTTCGATCCAATAGAAATTTCGCCAGCTGTCGTACCACGTAACCCATACCCTATCGAGCCTTTTTCCCCAATGTACCCATCTTTCCCGACCACGTACAATCCAGTGTTAACAGGAAAATGCCCCATGAACTTCTCTTCAATTTCCGACATAATGGAAATAACAGCATCTGATTGTTCTGTGCCCTTAGCGTCTTTCGTTGGTAACGTCATTTGTTGTCCCCAATTTAATAGCTTATTGCACATTTTCCAAGGCACTTATAGCAGTGAATACAATACTCTCGTTCTTAATCAAGCGGCCGCAAATGATTGCTTCTCCGATGTTATAACTATACTAGCCAGTAGAGGAGCGAACAGTAGTATCCCTTCCCTTTGTTCGGTGAAGCCATTAAACCTCACTGGCGGTTCGTGTCCGGTGAAGGATATAAATGCTTTTGAGAAAGCAGTTAATGTAACCAGATTACTAGATTCATGCAGCAATATCGACCGGCTCAAAGAGTGCTGTAGGCCGGCTTGCCAACCGGCTATTATGGAAGCTGCATTGAAAATCTCATTTGGAGGAACAAGCATGTTGGATAACACTAATCTACCGGGAAGTGCTTCTTCTATTGATGTTGTTAGCGATTGTAAAGGGGTGGTATACGCGTGGCTTTCAAGGAAGCTGTCGTCGGAAGCTGCTAATACTGCTTTTCGGATATTATCAGGTTGCAAAGTAAACAAAGGTAAGACTTGCAATCTTATTGGTTTTTTCTCTCTAGTAGTATATTTGACGGGCTTGTCTCTGAAATTTTATGTCTcctttaaactataaattttatgcCTCCTTCCATTATTGTTACTGAGGCAATATAAATCCCTTGGCTTGTAGATTGCTGGTATACATTGTAGATTTCAGGGTTTCCTTGCACTTTACCCGTAGTATATCTGACACATCGACCAACCTATATGTATTTATGCAAGTTCTTCTATATGAGATCACTCGTTATCCTATGGTTTTTGCTCTAATTTCATGGTTGGATAACATACCAAATATGCGGCATTTGATTCTAAATTAGCAGCAAGCTAAAAGGGAATTCGGAGCAAAACACATTCTCAAACTACACTTTGCTTATGCAATGGCTAAATTGCAGAAAACCCACTGAAAATAGCCCGAGTACAAATGGCACTGTTTTgaggtttatttatttatttatttatttactttttgcaTTTCAGCCTTGTGGTTGTGAATTTGTGATTGTGCAATCACATCAAAATCACGTCCTAATATATGACCTTTGCACTTGTAGTTTGCCCTTTGGACTTAAAAGAGCCTTCATCTGTCATCGAATCGTGCCGCGGTGCGACTTCTTCTAGTTCTTCCTGCTGCGCTTCATTGAATATGTACATTGCAACTCTCCAAAAGCAGATGTTGATCACAAATAGGCAAGCCATCAACTGTGCGACACTTTTTGGTTCGATGCTACAAAAAGCTGGTGTAAAAGCAAATATTTATGACCTCTGCGAAGTCGACTTAAAGGACTTCAGTCTTCAGGGTACGTATATAACTCAGTAGATCATCTTTAGTAGTACGGGCTTTTACATATATGTATTCCTGCAAAAAAGAAACTTTAATAGTACGGTTTTAGAGGCGGCATCTTTCGAAGTTACAAAGATTAAGTTTCTCGAAGGCAtttatgaatttcaaatttgaaggcATATATAGGCCTCATAATTTTGCAGGGTTTTTTTATGTAAAAGCCTCGTAATAATATGCTTTCAACTTGGTCCAGTATCTAATCTTTGTTTGTGTTTTGTCGACTCACACCATGCACCTCGGACAGCATATGGGCAGCAAGGTTCGATTTATAAATCTAATCTATTTAGCAAATTTTTTTAGTGTGAATAAAAGCTAACATCAAATTTCTTTCGGTGAAGGATGTCTACTTCGAAGTTTACCTGAAGACATTGTCTTCGACAATGTTACGGGCTTTAGCTTTACGTGTGACTTGACCGACAATATCGCTGCACCATGGCCTTCCTCATCCTCTATTTCATCTTTGCCGCTTTGTGCCCCAGGTATGGAAATGTCACATAGTTATCAATTTTGAATTGGAGCTTGTGCATTTGTATCCCTGTAAAACCatccatttatatatataccccTGTAGAATTTGAATTCCATGCATACCATTTTTAAGGGTGGTTTCTTGCAAAATACCCTTATCTTATATTagaaccctttttttttgttatttatttattatttttcttggaGGAGGATCATTTTGGAAAGTTCAagtgtatatattattatattcattAAAGAGCATTTGAAGAACATGCATGAAAAATGTAGATCTCACACGAATAGATATGTAAATGAAAGTCTTTTGCAAGTGTCTTTTTTCATCAGCACATTTTGACGGTGTTGCTTGGAATAATGCAGTATTGCGTAGACTCATATAATCTTGTTTTTAATCAGGAAAACAAATTCCAGGTTGGTGATATTAATCACATATTGAAACTGTGTTTCTTTTTTCGTCCTCTTTTATCCAGAAATGTCGTTGCCTGCATTGCCGGTACCCCAGACCTCAGGAATCTCAGGTATGTTAAGTGTGATTAATATCCTGACCTCTTTGCCCATTAGTTAATTCGATTCAATTTCAAATAATAGATTGGAAAAGTGGGTCAGAAGAATTGACTTTTTACGAGCACTATTTAGGTTAATTTGTGAAGCAGTTCTTATTTGATCAGGAAGACGGATGGGGGATGAATTGGTAGAAAGCGTTAATGAATCCATTAATCAGCTAGAAAGCAGGAACTCACCATAATATGGTTGATTATTGAGGAGTTATAATTAGGCATGTTTGTcgtatttttgcaaataaaattttctgttCAATGACAAATTCTTTCTATTCATTTACTCCCCCATCCTAGTTTTCCAGACGCAGATTGGCAAGTTTGAAGAAAAATCAGTGAGAAGCACTTTTTATAAGCAGTACGCGGTATAATTAATGAATGAAGCTGGATGAGAATGTGGTGGTAGAAAAAATAGATCTTTTATTAGAACGTTAGAGCTTGCGAATTTGAAAGTAATGAACGGTCGCTAAACCAAAACTTGTAGTCTTTGTTTGGACAccagaataagttattcaatgATAACTTGTTTAGTTTGAGGATTTTCTTCCGCGATTGGAAGAAAGAAGTTCAATTTTTTGTTTCTGGAAAACTTTGGTCGTCCACGATTTGGTAGGATAGGTATTCCATTTGAGTAAATCGAAAAAATATGCCGAACaagatgttcatgcatccaaatcGGGCCACACTGTTTACGCACCTATTTCGAAATATGCTATAGTTCAGGTTCTGTATGCGCAGTATGGAATGGCCGCCGAGAGAACAAACTGTAAAATTGCAACTCTTGACGATGCTCTCCAAAACAAGGTCAATATTAGGGACTAACTAACCCCTTTTCAGCGCAGTTAGAATTCGGCGCTTATATAAGAGTGGTTTGATCTTTGGCATGCTCTTGCACAGATCTACATAACCACCAGCTGTGTCAAATTAGTTTACAGTGAAGCAATAAGACTTGTTCTTTACTGAATTACTCGTTATTTGCCAAATCTGACGAGATTTCGGACTGcactatgcaatatgcaatagtTTTCATATCTTAATCGCCATGCTGCGGTGTCTGATGCGCTGAACTACCGGTATTCGACTGAAGCGGTCGATATAAAaaccgttatatatatatgtatataggatGGGTTTTTATCTGGCGAACAATTTGTCGACTTAAATGCACTTTCATTGTTAACTTTTACCTTTGACGACAAATCTGATGCTAATTCAGGTAATTCTGGCAACTTGATGAGAATTTTGCTGCCACTCCTGTATTTGGTGCTTGTTTTGAAGTAAAATACATGGCCATGGGTTTCATCAAAGTTCCATCCACAAGATGATGCAGTGGATTGTATATTGAGCTCTGATTCCTTCTCATGTATagtgcctctctctctctctctctctctctatatatctctctctctctccttttttttaaaaaa contains the following coding sequences:
- the LOC109725825 gene encoding uncharacterized GPI-anchored protein At1g61900 isoform X1: MENLTAGSYLQGSLYHRLILLTICLCGLQDVVSQKTELQPNDKFMLSDPPIGLFDPIEISPAVVPRNPYPIEPFSPMYPSFPTTYNPVLTGKCPMNFSSISDIMEITASDCSVPLASFVGNVICCPQFNSLLHIFQGTYSSEYNTLVLNQAAANDCFSDVITILASRGANSSIPSLCSVKPLNLTGGSCPVKDINAFEKAVNVTRLLDSCSNIDRLKECCRPACQPAIMEAALKISFGGTSMLDNTNLPGSASSIDVVSDCKGVVYAWLSRKLSSEAANTAFRILSGCKVNKVCPLDLKEPSSVIESCRGATSSSSSCCASLNMYIATLQKQMLITNRQAINCATLFGSMLQKAGVKANIYDLCEVDLKDFSLQAYGQQGCLLRSLPEDIVFDNVTGFSFTCDLTDNIAAPWPSSSSISSLPLCAPEMSLPALPVPQTSGISGNSGNLMRILLPLLYLVLVLK
- the LOC109725825 gene encoding uncharacterized GPI-anchored protein At1g61900 isoform X2, yielding MENLTAGSYLQGSLYHRLILLTICLCGLQDVVSQKTELQPNDKFMLSDPPIGLFDPIEISPAVVPRNPYPIEPFSPMYPSFPTTYNPVLTGKCPMNFSSISDIMEITASDCSVPLASFVGNVICCPQFNSLLHIFQGTYSSEYNTLVLNQAAANDCFSDVITILASRGANSSIPSLCSVKPLNLTGGSCPVKDINAFEKAVNVTRLLDSCSNIDRLKECCRPACQPAIMEAALKISFGGTSMLDNTNLPGSASSIDVVSDCKGVVYAWLSRKLSSEAANTAFRILSGCKVNKVCPLDLKEPSSVIESCRGATSSSSSCCASLNMYIATLQKQMLITNRQAINCATLFGSMLQKAGVKANIYDLCEVDLKDFSLQAYGQQGCLLRSLPEDIVFDNVTGFSFTCDLTDNIAAPWPSSSSISSLPLCAPGKQIPGW